TGCGTCGACAAAGCGTCGGGCAAAATCCTGCACGACATTCATCTGTGGGATGTCGAGAAGCCGAGTGAGATTCACGCGACGAACAGCTACGCCTCGCCCACCCCCGTGATTGAAAAAGGGCGTGTCTATGTGAACTTCGGCAGCTATGGCACCGCTGCGATCGACACGGCAAGTGGCAAGGTTTTGTGGACTCGTCGCGATTTCCCTTGCGAGCATTGGCGCGGTCCTGGTTCGTCTCCAATCTTGCACGAAAACAAGCTGATCATGCACTTCGATGGCTACGACCATCAGTACATCGTGGCGGTGGATAAAGCGACGGGAGAAACGATTTGGAAGGTCGATCGCAACGTTGAATATGGAACCGACAACGGCGATGTGATGAAAGCGTTCTGCACACCTCTCATCATCGAAGTGGGGGGGCAGAAGCAGATCATCAGCAGCACGAGCAAAGCGACGTTGGCCTACGATCTAACGGGCAAAGAAATTTGGCGTGTGACCTACAGCAGCTTCTCGTCGACCGGCATGCCTCTCTGGGGGAACGGCTTGGTCTATCTCAACACCGGCTTTGGTAAAGCCGACCTGATGGCGGTGAAGCCCGAAGGAACGGGAGACATCACCGGCACGAATGTCGTTTGGAAAGTGACGAAGGGGATTGGCAGCAAACCTTCGCAGCTGCTGGTGGGGGATTTGATTTTCAACGTTCACGATGCTGGCGTCGCCAACTGTCTCGATGCCAATACGGGCGAGCAAGTTTGGACCACGCGACTCGGCGGCACTTTCTCGAGTTCGCTCCTCTACGGCAATGGCCGGGTCTACTTCTGTGCTGAAGATGGCAAGTGCACGGTGGTGGCGGCTGATCGCGAGCTGAAGATTCTCGCCGAAAACAAACTCGACGATGGCTTCATGGCAACCCCCGCCGTGAGTGGCGATTCGCTTCTTCTGCGGACCAAAACCCATCTCTACTGTGTGGAACAGCCGAAGTGATCTTGCGCGGAAATCTCGCTGCCAGCTATGGGATCGCGAGCCTTTTGGCGCTCGCGATCGTCGCAGCAACGAGCGCGCGAGGCGCTGCAGCGGAGGCCGAAGAAGCTTTCTCTGTAGCCCGAAAAACCTTTGCCGATAATCTCGCCACACTCGCGCAAAAAGCCGACGAACTGGCGATGCCGCGCGAAGCTGCTATCACGCGCGGTTGGCTGATGCCGCAGCTGAGCAAGGGCATCGCTCTCGCCATTCCAGCGGCAATCGATCCCACGAAACCGACTGCCTCAGCTCCCGAGCGCTCGCAGCAGTGGTATCGCAAGTTTCGCGAGTATCGTGCCACGTATGCCGAGGCGCTCGTAGCTTTGGCGTCGAGTCAAATCGCCAGCGGGCAGCCGACAGCCGCCTATCAGTCGCTGCATTTGGCGCTCCGCGAGAACCCCGAACAGGCTGCCGCGCGCAGTGCACTCGGCTATCGCGCAGCTCCTGCACCTCTCCCCACGATCACATCGCCACGTCCCACGATTCCGACGATCGATCACCCTCGACTCGGCTGGAAGCGCGGCACCTACCAGCGGCTAACCACCGAGCATTTCCAGATCACATCGAGCGCGCCTGCTGGTTCGATCACGCGCGCCGCTATGCAACTCGAAGAGCTCCACGCCATCTGGAAGCAAACCTGCTTTGGCTATTGGTCGTCGGGCGAGGCGTTGTCGGCTCGTCTCGACGGGAAGAACGAATCGCTCGGCGAACTTCCGGGCTCCAGCAAGCCGCTGCAGGTAGTCCTGTTCAAGAATCGCGAAGAGTACCTTGCTCAGCTCGCCGAGCAGCAACCCAAGCTCGAGCTGACGACCGGCATCTATTTTGGCGATCAGCAGGTAGCCTACTTCTATGCGGATGACGAATCGGCGGAGGTGACGTGGCGGCATGAAGTAGCTCATCAGCTGTTCCAGGAAACACCGCGACGGACGAATCTCGCTGAAGATCAAACCAGTTTTGCGCTCGTCGAGGGAATCGCGATGTACTTCGAATCGCTCGCGCGCGTTGATGGCTATTACACTCTCGGAACGGTCGCTGCCGATCGACTACAGTTTGCTCGCTACCGGGCGCTCAGTGGCGACTATCTCGTATCGATCGAGCAGCTGCTTAGCAAAACGCGCGACGATGTGCAAAGCGACCCCGATATTCGCAAGCTCTACTCGCAATCAGCAGCGGTCGCACACTACTTTTTCGAGGGTGGCAGCGCGACCAATCGCGAAGCTTTTCTCGACTACCTGGCTAAGCTCTACGGTGGCGAGCTCACTCCTGCAACGCCCCTTCCGGCAGCGATTTTGAAGCCCAGTGGCGCTGATTTTCGTCAGCAATTCGTTGGTTTTTTGGATGTCAGCGACCAAGATCTGCTTGCCTGCGTAAGTCCGGCAACAACGATCAATCTCTCGCTCGGCAGAACAACTGTTACGGATCAAGGACTCGCACAGCTCGGTCAGTTCAAGCGACTAAAGTGGCTCGATCTATCGCTCACCAAAGTGACAGACACAGGACTTGAGCAGCTCGACCAACTGACTCAGCTCAACCAGCTGTTCTTAGAGGGAACCGCGATTTCGTCGGCATCGATTCCTGCCATTGCGCGCCTCCGGAATCTCGAAGAACTCGATCTTTCGAAAGTGAACATCGCCGACGACGACCTCGCGAAAATCGCTACACTCAAGCAGCTGAAAGTGCTCTATCTCGTTGGCACGCCGGTGACCGATGCAGGGCTCGCCAAGCTGGTTTCGCTTCAGAACCTCGAAATGCTCGACTTGCGTGGCACGCGTGTCTCGGCAGACGCAGCTGAAAAGTTGAAGTCGCGGATCAAGTCGCTCGCGAATGTTTTGCTCGATAGCTCCCCGTCTAACGTACCTTAGCAGCCATCTTTTTCAGCAGACTTTAACCACACTTCCGCAGAAGATTTTCCGAACATGCGTCCCTACGTCCTTGCCGAAACGAACTACGGCTACACCAAAACCAATCAGTATGACGTTGCTGTTTTGCCACTCGGCGCCACCGAGCCACACAACTTGCATCTCCCTTATGGAACCGACTTGTTCGAAGGGACGATTGTGGGGGAACATATCGTCGCCGAAGCGCATCGGCGTGGCGGTCGCGTGGTGCTGCTCCCTACGATTCCGTTCGGTACGGAAACGAACATGCAGGAGTTTCCACTCGCGATCAATGTGAATCCGAGCACGCTGTTTGCCTTCATCACCGATGTGATTCATTCGTGCATCAAAAGTGGCATTCACAAAATCGTGCTGCTCAACAGTCACGGCGGTAACGAAATGAAACCGCTGCTGCGCGAACTGGCGGACAAGGTCGACGCCTCCCTCTTTTTGTGCAACTGGTATCGCGTGATTGCCGACGTCGAGTCGCAGATCTTCGAGCATCGCGAAGATCATGCCGGCGAGATGGAAACGAGCTTCGGGCTCGCGTATTTTCCGCAGTTTGTGGCTAGAAATGCCAATGGCACGCTCGCCGCCGATAATGGGAGCACCGCCCCTAGTCAGTTCGAGGCGATCAACAAAGGGTGGGTTTCGATCACGCGTCCTTGGCACTTGCTGACGACCAATTCAGGCTCGGGTTATCCGCATGCAGCATCGGCCGACAAAGCGAAGCGGATGATGGATGTGCTGGTCGAGCGGCTCGGTGGTTTTCTTTACGATTTGTCGATTGCTCCTCGTGAAGGGCGTTTTCCGTTTGCCGATCACCTGTAGCGCAGCGAGGACGATCTCGGCTACAGTAGTCGGTTCGTTGGTTTGTCCGTGATCGATGGTTTTGATCTTTTGACAGATGAGTGTGCGATGGTTCCCAGTCGGCGGCCGCAAGGTTTTTCGAATTCCGCAACATCCCCACGTCCGCTGGTTCCAGCGCCAGGGGAAGAGATTCCAACCGCGCGCGTGAAGAGCGTTGGACGCCATCCCACGATCTATCGCAAACGTGTCGAGGATGTCGATCGTCATGCTAAGCCGGGCGATCTGCTCGCGGTTTACGACCTCGATAATCAAATGATCGGCTACGGTCTGTTCAACCCGCGCAGCGAAATCGCGATCCGGATGATTCGCTTCGAGTATGAGTTGCCCGACGATCAGTTTTGGGACGAACTGCTCAAAAGTGCCGTCCAGCTGCGCCGCGATGTGCTGAAGCTCGACGAAGTGACCAACAGCTACCGTGTGATTCATGCCGAAGCGGATGGATTGCCGGGACTTGTGGTCGATCGGCATGGGAGTGTCTTGTCGGCTGAAGCGTTCAGCTTGGCGATGTACCAACGTGCGCCAGAAATTCTCGAGCGACTCTCGAAGCTGCTGGGGACCGAGCAAACCATTTTGCGGACCTCCCCTGCCTCGCTCGCACAAGAAGGATTTGAAGCCGAGCCGGTCATCACCGGCACCATGCCTTCGCGCGTGGTGATCGAAGAGTTTGGCACACGCTTCAAGGTCGATTTTGCCGAGGGGCATAAGACTGGATTCTTCTGCGATCAACGCGAAAATCGGAAGCAACTCGCTAGTTTTTGCAAAGATAAGACAGTGCTCGATCTCTGCTGCTATACCGGCGGATTTGCCGTGCAAGCAAAGAAACTGGGTGGGGCGAGCGAGGTGATTGGCGTCGATCTCGACGAAGAGCCGCTGAAGCTTGCGAAAGAAAATGCCAACCTCAATCAGGTCCGCTGTCGCTTTGTGCAAGCCGATGCGTTTGCCTACATGCGCGACATGCAAAGTTCGGGTCGCAAGTTCGATGTCGTGGTGCTCGATCCTCCGAAACTGATTCGCTCGCGCGCTGAAATCGAAGAGGGAACGCGCAAGCACTTCGCGCTCAACCGTCTGGCGATGCAACTCGTCGCGCCGGGCGGAGTGATGCTCAGCTGCACTTGTGCGGGACTGTTGCCACTGAGTGAATTTCTGCAGCTCATCTATGCCGCAGCGCGACAAGCGGGGCCTGAAGTGCTCGCAGCCACAGAGGAGCATAAGGCGCGTTATGCAGCGCGGCAGGTGCAGATTTTCTCGAAGTCGGGAGCTGCCGCCGATCATCCGGTCGCGACCAATTGCCCCGAAGGGGAATACTTGCAAGCGGTTTGGATGAGGCTGATGTAGATCGTGAAAAACGTCGTGCAGCCGCGCGTCATTCCGGTGATTGATCTGCTGGGCGGCATTGTTGTACGTGGCGTTGCCGGGCGAAGAAGTGAGTATCGACCACTCGAAAGTCAGGTCACGCGCAGCATCGAGCCCGCGATCGTGGCCCGCGATCTGGTGCACGCAACGCGCGCCACCGCGCTCTATGTGGCCGATCTCGATGCGATACAAAAAGGCCAGCGCTCGCTGTCGATTTACGAGCAGATGGGGGCCAGCGGCGCGAGGCTGTGGCTCGATGTCGGCATCGCGTCGCGGGCCGATGCGCTGCGGTTTTGCGCCGAACTTGCCCATTCCGAAATACCGGCCGATTTGGTGATCGGGCTTGAGTCGATCGAAACTGCAGCGAGCTTGGTTGAACTCGGCGCGATGGCTCGCGATGAGCTTTCAGGAAGTGCGATCTTCAGCGTCGATATGCGCGCTGGCCAATTGATTTCAGTCGCTGCGGAGCTTGCTAGTCGCATGCCACTTGAGCTTGCGTCGCTGGCTGTGCGGAGCGGATTCACGCGGATTTTGCTGCTCGATCTGAGCGCTGTTGGTGTGGCCAGCGGAATTCCCACGCTTGCGCTCGCGCGGCAATTGCGCGACGCGTGGGGAAGTGCCATCGAGATTATCGTAGGAGGAGGCGTGCGCTCGAGCGATGATCTGCTCGCAGCTTCGCAAGCTGGCGCTGATGCCGTTTTAGTTGCGAGCGCTATCCACAGCCGCGCAATTCGCTTTTGATCGCGCCTGCTATGGCAAAGCGATTTAGCAAAAAACGACCAGCGCGATGCGAGTGTTAGAGAACATTCGTATCGCACCGGTCTCACGAAATCCGGGGTTGATAAACCCCTCTCGTCTGTGCTTTTTGCCACCGGGATATTCGTAGCTAAAGAGATCCCAGTCACGCAGCACAGTTACTCTTGAGCAATCTCGACTCGCTAGTCGCCACAGCCGAGATCGCAGTCGTACGCTTCGAAAATCAGCTCGCGTTCGGCACGTTCGTGCTCGCGCAGCTGACGATCAAACTGCAGGAACCGGTCGCCAATCCAGATCGTGAGTTCCGCCTCGTGCTCGTCGTAGAACTTATGTTCCGCTTCGTCGAGCAGATCGCAGAAATTGGCATACAGCTCTTGATGTTCGCTGCGCAAGGCTTCCGCACGCTGCGAAAGTCGAGGGGCCACTTGTACCGGATCTTCGAAATAGCCGTACGCTTCTTCCAGGGCAAAGTGGAGCGCGAGTTGATCGCGCAGCAGCTCCAGCCGATCGAGCAGCGTACGACACATCTGCGGCGCAATCGGACGCGATATGCGATGCCGCAAGTCGTCGAGCAGTTGCCAAAGTTCTTGATGGACTTCTTTGATTTCTTCGAGAAACGCAGCGTTCACTGTGAGTGTCGCCGTGATAGTTGTCACGTGCATATGACAATCTCCTTCCAAAAGGGACTACCAGTCGCATCGCTGCTGCGAGCATCTCCGGCGTCTACGCAGTCGGCCGATGTACTTGGTGCAATGAAGTGGGAGATGCATGCTCGATGAGCCAACTGTCGCGCGAAGGAGTTGTATCCATCGACTCCCTACTTCACGTGTAGTGGCTGCTAATCATCGAGCCACTGCTGCGTGAAGCTAGCGCGAACTGTCGAGCAAAACGATCTCGAGTGCTGAAACCTTGCTGAAATAAAGGGACTCCGCCTCACAAGTTCCACGTCTGCTGAAAACCTTTCCGAAAGATTGCCTAAGATACGGATCTTCAAAACTATCTGCGGCTCCCATGTTATCGACGACGAATATGAAGGACGAAACATCGAGCCCGTTCAAACATCGGGGACGAAAACAGCGGTGCTTTGCGGCGTGCTTTCACCCATCCTCAAGCGACGCTTCTAGTTGACGACAGCGCAGCAGTGAGCGCGATTTCACCAAAGGGGGACTGATGCTGAAGGAACAGAATTGGGAGTTTGCGATACGAATTCAGACTCTCGCAGCGATCGCTGGCGACCCTGCGGACTGACCGACAATCGAGGGATCTAATCGACTGGTGGGGGTACCAGAATGTGGATACCGGCCCGTCTGTATCGGATGGCGAGTGACAGAAAAGTGCCTCGTGGCAAGTCACGCCGCCGAATATTCAAATCGGACGAAATTCCCTGAGTTTCCGGGAGATTTCGCCAGTGGCTTCCTGGTGATTTCGAGCAGTCAAAACATTCCATCACCAAGAGTCATGCTAGGAAGTCGCCCGAGCAGAGTCAAATCTATTCGGCACAAAATTGGACCAAGTTCTTCGCAAAAAATTAGCCTGATTTTCATCCGCTCCGGATGTACTCGGTGAATATCGCGAAACACCGCAGCGGTGTCGCTCGCGGGGAGTGCTGCGCCCTAATCGACTGAACGTTCGACCGGCAGCACGAGACCGAAGTTGGCCTGTGGGCTGGGAAGAGAGCTTGTCATGTTGCGAAGGTCGTGCGTTGCACAGCCGAGGTTGATCAACCGCCGCGCTGTGCTAGGAGCCTTGCTGGCTGCTGGCGTTTTGGCAGCCAGTGGTTGTGGCGAATCGGGTGGTCGAGCCCGTGTGCCGGTCCCTCGCGCCTCGGGTGACGAGGATGTCGAAAGCACTGGCCTGATGGGAGCGATCGAAGGGGTGGCCCGCGATGCAGCCCAGCTTGCCACCGGGGCGCGCGGGAGCATCGATCTCACGCTCGATCCGCCGCTGAAACTCGACGTCTGCCGCGCTTTGCGAACTCCTTCTGCTGCAGGACGTAGTGGCACGCTGCAACTCACATCGCAGCTCGATCCCAAAGAAAAAGAAACCTTTCCGGCGGTGATGGTGTGGGCCGATTTAGGAGAATCGTCGCTCGAGGCACTCGTCGGAAAAACAGTGCCTGCGACACTGTTCATTCAGCGCGAGGAAACTTCCGGCACCTGGCATTCGCCTCTCGCCTCTCCGGTGATGTTGCAAGTCGCTGCTGTCGACTCACTCACCGTCACGCTGAAGCTCGAAAATATCCCCCTCGCGCGAGCCGATGGCGAAGAGCAAGTCACGATCAACGGCACATTGGTAGGAGCAATTCAATGAGCAACACAGTTGTGATTGACTCCATCGACAGTCGCAGATGCACGCGCGGCACAACAACGAGCCCCCTTCAAGCGTTGCAGTTACCAGCGTCGCTGGCGCGACACTTAGTCCGCATGCTCACCACCATTCTTTGCGCGTTGTTTGTATTCCTTGCATGGAGCTTGCCAGCCGCAGCGCATCCCTCAACATCCGACCCCGATGCGCCGCTGGTCGTGCGTAGCGACGAGATCAGCCGCGCGCAAGCTGCTGCTGGCTACGCGCTGGCCAAGTCGATTCGACAAAGCCTCGACGAACTACTCGCAAAGCGAGCCAACGGAGCACTCGCCTCGGGCGATCTACTGAAAGTGGGGGACATCTATTCGAGCATCGCGACGCTCGGACGAATTGCCACCACACTCACCGCGCGTGGCGAAGCGGCGGGAGCCGATCTGCAGCAACGTCGGCTCGCCATGACGACCCAAACTCGACTGCTTGCCAAAGAGATCATGAAAGCTCCTGGCTTTCCGATGCAAACGATCCGAGCAGCCGCAGATCGCACCCTTGCTGAATGCGAGCGTCAGATTCCCGGCATCAAGCAAATGATCAGCGCCGGACAAGTGGAGCAAGCTTCGACCCAGCTCGAAATCATCCTCAGCAAGCTTCAGGCTGCGACCATATGGTTCGAGGGAACCAGCGATGGCCCTGCGAAATATCTCTCGCCGTTTGTGGGGCTGCGTAACGAAACCGACGAACTACTTCAGCAGCACGCAATAGGTTTGCTCGCCAAGCAGCTGACCGATCAGTTGGCGGCAGAGCGTCCGGTGATCGCCGACCGTCTCGCCAAAATCGAGCAACTTCCCGCGCTGGTGAAATCGGCCGGGCATGCCGAAATCGCTGGCGTTGGGGGAGATGGCCCGCCGCTTCTGGTAGCGCTGGCCGACGAACAAGCGGCCATTCAGGTGCTGCTGACACGTGCTATCGCTAAAGCCAATCTGCTCACGATTGCCAAATCCGAAGGGGCCAAGATCGGCGCCGAACTCGAAGCGCAGCAAAAGGTGCTCGGTGAAAAAACGATCGCGGCCATGAAAGAGCTCTGCGTTGTGATGGTCGAGCGGACCGATGCCGCCGACGGAGCGAAGTTCTACGACGACCTGATGGCGGCAGCGGGGAAACTCGGACGGCACTACAGCATCGAGGAGATCGATGCGATCATCGCCCCTGCCCTGCCGCCGCTGCTGGCCAAGTCGACCGGACTCGAAGCCGAGATTCAAAGCTACCAGGCGCGGACCGATGATCTGCTCCGGTGGCGGCACCGCGTCGCAGAAGCGCGTGGAAAGTATCTCAGCAGCGGTCGCGATAAGCGGATCTCGGGGGTGTTGCTCGAGAACGGTTTGGCCCAAGGTGCCAAGGCCGGGCTCTACGCCACGGCCAACCCTGGTCCTAAGAGCATGCAGATTTGCAGCCCCGCGAGCGACATTCTCGCTCGGCTGCGCGCGGACGTTGTGGGCAAACCTTGCACGGTGTTCGACGTGGTTGGCAGCGGCGCCCCCTCGGGTCGCGTCGTCGGAACGCTCGATGACCGGGTCTACACCCGCATGGCCATATTCGGCTCGACCAAGCTCGATTTGCAGGTGAGTCAGCTCACCAAAGAGCTCGCTGCGGAAAGCAGCGTCCCACGGACGGTTCGAGCGTCGGTCGCCCTGCAAACAGCCAAGGATCGCTGCTTTTCCCGTGTCGGGGGACCGATTGAAGAGTGCACGCTCGAATCACTCCTGCCCCGCATGGCGGGACTTTCCGAAGGGGCCGCCTCGATGTTTCGCGTCGGTCCGCTGGTCGAACCGATCTCCGGCGACCTAGCCGGCCACGTGCTGGTGCGAGTCGATGTCGCCCCGCAATGGGTTCAGCATCTCCATTTCTATACCGAACTGGACGTCCCTGCCCCGCCAGCCACCCCTGCCGGGGTTCCCGCTCCTGGCACCCCTGCTACGCCCCCTTCGGCGATTGACGAGAACGAACTGAAAGCCGGTTAGTGATTGTAAGTGTTTTCTAAATAATGACTTGCGGTATGGTGCAGTTGGCGTGTGTCTTTTGTCGGATGGCAGCGATTGTCGACAGTTTGCTAGCTCCGACTTGACGAAGATTTGTTACTTTCGATGATTTTTGGGTGGCCTTCGCGACCTGAAAGCCCCATAATTGGCCCGAAGGTTGTTGAAACAGCGATGGACGATTTCGTCCACCCTGCTGTCGGGCTGGAATCTGTCGCCGCTCGGTTTCGAGCCCCGGCTGTTCCACTTCGTCGATCGCTTCCCCCTGCTAGATCGTTCGCTATGTCGCAAGCCACCACGATTCGCGATGCATCCTCCCGCGCTGCTGAAGGCAACGCGACGGATCGTCCTGCTGGTGGTTTTGAACTAGTCGATTTCGCAAAGGTGGCGGGGGTCGCCTGCCCCTGCGGAGTCGCGCGACGTGGTTTCGCCGATGTGGCCGATTTCCCCGGCACCGTGCACGTCACCGAGATCGCCCTCGACGCCGCAGCTCACTTCCACAAAACACTCACCGAGACCTACTACTTCCTGGAGTGCGAACCAGGCGCACAAATGCAGCTGGGAAGCGACATCCTGGATGTCCACCCCGGCCTGTGTGTGATGATTCGACCGGGCACGTTGCACCGCGCGATCGGACGCATGAAAGTGCTGATCATGGTGCTCCCCAAGTTTGATCCGCAAGATGAATGGCTCCCCGACGGAAGTTGGGCCGGCCATGCGCATTCGAAGTTGATTCAGCAGAGCCAGCTGAATTCCCCCAACCACGAACATTAGTGCTGACACGAACCACTGAGACAACAAACTCGGGAAACTTAGCGTTCGAAGTTTAGCTTTCCCTCGTACCGCCCCACCCTCCCGCCTCCCGCGCAGGTGCTAGTAATGATGAAACGAATCCTTTGGACGACCCTCTCGCTCACCTTTTTGATCGGCTCGCTGCTCTGCTGTCAGCCTGTGGTTTCGGCCGCCGATCCTTCGCCAGCCGACCCGCTCGATTGGCCCTACTGGCGCGGTCCTGAGTACAACAGCATCTCGCGCG
This window of the Pirellula staleyi DSM 6068 genome carries:
- a CDS encoding PQQ-binding-like beta-propeller repeat protein — protein: MLRVWFSIPVVVAMLLGNIARAEENWPQFRGPTANAHASSQNLPLEWSEEKNITWKTAIHDRGWSSPVVFDGQIWLTTAKPDGKSMYAICVDKASGKILHDIHLWDVEKPSEIHATNSYASPTPVIEKGRVYVNFGSYGTAAIDTASGKVLWTRRDFPCEHWRGPGSSPILHENKLIMHFDGYDHQYIVAVDKATGETIWKVDRNVEYGTDNGDVMKAFCTPLIIEVGGQKQIISSTSKATLAYDLTGKEIWRVTYSSFSSTGMPLWGNGLVYLNTGFGKADLMAVKPEGTGDITGTNVVWKVTKGIGSKPSQLLVGDLIFNVHDAGVANCLDANTGEQVWTTRLGGTFSSSLLYGNGRVYFCAEDGKCTVVAADRELKILAENKLDDGFMATPAVSGDSLLLRTKTHLYCVEQPK
- a CDS encoding DUF1570 domain-containing protein, which produces MILRGNLAASYGIASLLALAIVAATSARGAAAEAEEAFSVARKTFADNLATLAQKADELAMPREAAITRGWLMPQLSKGIALAIPAAIDPTKPTASAPERSQQWYRKFREYRATYAEALVALASSQIASGQPTAAYQSLHLALRENPEQAAARSALGYRAAPAPLPTITSPRPTIPTIDHPRLGWKRGTYQRLTTEHFQITSSAPAGSITRAAMQLEELHAIWKQTCFGYWSSGEALSARLDGKNESLGELPGSSKPLQVVLFKNREEYLAQLAEQQPKLELTTGIYFGDQQVAYFYADDESAEVTWRHEVAHQLFQETPRRTNLAEDQTSFALVEGIAMYFESLARVDGYYTLGTVAADRLQFARYRALSGDYLVSIEQLLSKTRDDVQSDPDIRKLYSQSAAVAHYFFEGGSATNREAFLDYLAKLYGGELTPATPLPAAILKPSGADFRQQFVGFLDVSDQDLLACVSPATTINLSLGRTTVTDQGLAQLGQFKRLKWLDLSLTKVTDTGLEQLDQLTQLNQLFLEGTAISSASIPAIARLRNLEELDLSKVNIADDDLAKIATLKQLKVLYLVGTPVTDAGLAKLVSLQNLEMLDLRGTRVSADAAEKLKSRIKSLANVLLDSSPSNVP
- a CDS encoding creatininase family protein, whose amino-acid sequence is MRPYVLAETNYGYTKTNQYDVAVLPLGATEPHNLHLPYGTDLFEGTIVGEHIVAEAHRRGGRVVLLPTIPFGTETNMQEFPLAINVNPSTLFAFITDVIHSCIKSGIHKIVLLNSHGGNEMKPLLRELADKVDASLFLCNWYRVIADVESQIFEHREDHAGEMETSFGLAYFPQFVARNANGTLAADNGSTAPSQFEAINKGWVSITRPWHLLTTNSGSGYPHAASADKAKRMMDVLVERLGGFLYDLSIAPREGRFPFADHL
- a CDS encoding class I SAM-dependent rRNA methyltransferase is translated as MVPSRRPQGFSNSATSPRPLVPAPGEEIPTARVKSVGRHPTIYRKRVEDVDRHAKPGDLLAVYDLDNQMIGYGLFNPRSEIAIRMIRFEYELPDDQFWDELLKSAVQLRRDVLKLDEVTNSYRVIHAEADGLPGLVVDRHGSVLSAEAFSLAMYQRAPEILERLSKLLGTEQTILRTSPASLAQEGFEAEPVITGTMPSRVVIEEFGTRFKVDFAEGHKTGFFCDQRENRKQLASFCKDKTVLDLCCYTGGFAVQAKKLGGASEVIGVDLDEEPLKLAKENANLNQVRCRFVQADAFAYMRDMQSSGRKFDVVVLDPPKLIRSRAEIEEGTRKHFALNRLAMQLVAPGGVMLSCTCAGLLPLSEFLQLIYAAARQAGPEVLAATEEHKARYAARQVQIFSKSGAAADHPVATNCPEGEYLQAVWMRLM
- a CDS encoding HisA/HisF-related TIM barrel protein — its product is MKNVVQPRVIPVIDLLGGIVVRGVAGRRSEYRPLESQVTRSIEPAIVARDLVHATRATALYVADLDAIQKGQRSLSIYEQMGASGARLWLDVGIASRADALRFCAELAHSEIPADLVIGLESIETAASLVELGAMARDELSGSAIFSVDMRAGQLISVAAELASRMPLELASLAVRSGFTRILLLDLSAVGVASGIPTLALARQLRDAWGSAIEIIVGGGVRSSDDLLAASQAGADAVLVASAIHSRAIRF
- a CDS encoding cupin domain-containing protein: MSQATTIRDASSRAAEGNATDRPAGGFELVDFAKVAGVACPCGVARRGFADVADFPGTVHVTEIALDAAAHFHKTLTETYYFLECEPGAQMQLGSDILDVHPGLCVMIRPGTLHRAIGRMKVLIMVLPKFDPQDEWLPDGSWAGHAHSKLIQQSQLNSPNHEH